A genomic stretch from Lathyrus oleraceus cultivar Zhongwan6 chromosome 2, CAAS_Psat_ZW6_1.0, whole genome shotgun sequence includes:
- the LOC127121415 gene encoding transmembrane emp24 domain-containing protein p24delta9 has protein sequence MNMVGIGLKPQPHSLFHLVLAVTLFSCSVQSLRFDLPSGFSKCISEDIKKSWMTVGNYSIVNSNEGQPLPSDHTIAVTVYKSGDTTSLHYAEHVRSGQFSFVAQESGYYLVCFWVDSTRDSGVTLSIDFVWKTGVVAMDWSKIAKQTNVDRMAREVHVLHETALSIMEEIIYLRERDEEMLDFNWTTNTRMLWLSFVSFLVCFSVAGLQLWHLKSFFKKNKIL, from the exons ATGAATATGGTTGGAATTGGATTAAAGCCACAACCTCATTCGTTGTTTCATCTTGTTCTAGCTGTTACATTGTTTTCATGTTCAGTTCAATCCTTGAGGTTCGATTTACCATCTGGATTCTCCAAATGCATCTCCGAAGACATCAAGAAAAGTTGGATGACGGTTGGAAATTACTCAATTGTTAATTCAAACGAGGGTCAACCTTTACCCTCGGATCACACCATCGCTGTTACG GTGTATAAGTCTGGAGACACTACATCACTTCATTATGCAGAACATGTTCGATCGGGACAGTTTTCATTTGTGGCACAAGAAAGTGGTTACTACTTGGTGTGTTTCTGGGTGGATTCAACACGTGATTCTGGAGTAACACTGTCTATTGATTTTGTGTGGAAAACTGGTGTGGTTGCTATGGATTGGTCTAAAATTGCAAAGCAAACTAACGTTGAT AGAATGGCAAGAGAGGTACATGTTTTGCATGAAACTGCATTGTCCATTATGGAGGAGATAATTTATCTTCGTGAACG AGACGAAGAAATGTTAGATTTCAATTGGACAACCAACACCAGAATGTTATGGTTGAGTTTTGTTTCATTTCTTGTCTGCTTCTCAGTAGCTGGGTTGCAACTATGGCATTTGAAGAGcttttttaagaaaaataaaatcCTATAA